In one Echinicola marina genomic region, the following are encoded:
- a CDS encoding TatD family hydrolase: protein MQFIDTHAHIYSKKYDSDRDEVVRRSLENGVQKIYMPNVDVESIDAMLEAEHRYPDICIPMMGLHPCDVKKGFEKELYVMEDWLNKRSFVAVGEIGTDLYWDKSLFEEQKEALKIQVTWAKEKGLPIVLHCRESIDETIEIIGALNDEKLTGIFHCFTGSVEQAKRITEMGFLLGIGGVSTFKNGGLDKVLPEIGLDNLVLETDGPYLAPVPHRGKRNSPEYIPLIAQRVGDLTENTLEKVSEITNLNANKVFNRSEL from the coding sequence ATGCAATTTATTGATACCCACGCCCATATTTATTCCAAGAAGTATGATAGCGATCGTGATGAGGTGGTTCGTCGAAGCCTAGAGAATGGCGTTCAAAAGATTTATATGCCCAATGTGGATGTAGAGTCTATTGATGCCATGTTGGAGGCTGAGCATCGCTACCCAGATATTTGTATTCCAATGATGGGATTGCATCCCTGTGATGTGAAAAAAGGCTTTGAGAAGGAATTATATGTGATGGAGGATTGGTTGAATAAGCGGTCTTTTGTTGCTGTAGGGGAGATTGGGACAGACTTATACTGGGATAAAAGTTTGTTTGAAGAACAAAAGGAAGCTTTAAAAATCCAGGTCACTTGGGCAAAGGAAAAGGGATTGCCTATTGTATTACATTGTAGGGAGTCAATCGATGAAACGATTGAGATCATTGGAGCGCTCAATGATGAAAAGCTAACAGGGATTTTTCATTGTTTTACAGGTAGTGTAGAGCAGGCCAAGAGAATTACAGAGATGGGCTTTTTATTGGGAATAGGAGGTGTTTCAACCTTTAAAAATGGAGGGTTGGACAAAGTTTTGCCAGAAATAGGTCTTGATAATTTGGTTTTGGAAACAGATGGGCCATATTTGGCTCCAGTGCCGCACAGAGGCAAGCGCAATTCTCCAGAATATATCCCCTTAATTGCACAGCGAGTAGGAGATCTTACAGAGAATACACTGGAAAAAGTTTCCGAAATCACTAATTTAAATGCCAATAAAGTTTTTAACCGGTCTGAACTATGA
- a CDS encoding GAF domain-containing SpoIIE family protein phosphatase, whose amino-acid sequence MTTETLKYQRKELELKALLEITQAINENKTESVLLNIFKFTCLVHLNIKALVLYLANQDGFQERVKHGVKQNIPKLIPYKDVDDNPEIGKLNLVMPREYSFNELDIYVPVYHKDKMLAILLLKTKDVDRELDLDFTQALTNILVVALENKRFARRQLEQERLKREVEIASNVQRMLFPDKLPVTDKLKAKVTYYPHSTVGGDYYDLIQKSDDEVFFCIADVSGKGMPAALLMSNFQAALRTLLLSSSDLSMIAKQLNTTIFDNTKGERFITFFLGYYNYKANCLKYVNAGHNAPLLCGGMADRCELLEAGTTILGAFKELPFIEEGKREGLKDFSIHMYTDGLTEAINKAEEEYGEERLLNIVKKEGNIDPEKFHEILFSSWDSFSTGVERRDDTTMLSIKFH is encoded by the coding sequence ATTGTTGGAGATTACACAGGCCATCAATGAAAATAAAACCGAATCGGTATTGCTCAATATATTCAAATTTACCTGCTTGGTTCATTTGAATATAAAGGCTTTGGTGTTATATCTGGCCAATCAGGATGGTTTTCAGGAAAGAGTAAAACATGGCGTGAAGCAAAATATCCCCAAGCTGATACCTTATAAAGATGTGGATGACAATCCTGAGATAGGAAAACTCAATTTGGTTATGCCCAGAGAGTATTCCTTTAACGAGCTGGATATTTATGTCCCGGTATATCATAAGGATAAAATGCTTGCCATACTCCTTTTGAAGACAAAGGATGTAGACCGAGAATTGGATTTGGATTTTACCCAAGCCCTTACCAATATCTTGGTGGTGGCCTTAGAAAATAAGCGTTTTGCAAGAAGACAGTTGGAGCAGGAGAGATTGAAAAGAGAAGTGGAGATTGCGAGTAATGTTCAGCGTATGTTGTTCCCAGACAAGCTTCCGGTGACGGATAAGTTAAAAGCTAAGGTTACTTATTACCCTCATAGTACAGTGGGGGGGGATTATTATGATCTTATCCAGAAATCGGATGATGAGGTGTTTTTCTGTATTGCCGATGTGTCCGGAAAGGGCATGCCTGCTGCTTTGTTGATGTCCAACTTTCAAGCAGCATTAAGAACTTTATTATTGAGTTCCTCGGATCTTTCCATGATAGCCAAGCAGTTGAACACTACCATTTTTGACAATACAAAAGGGGAGCGGTTTATTACGTTTTTCTTGGGTTACTATAATTATAAGGCCAATTGTCTGAAATATGTGAATGCAGGGCATAATGCACCGTTGTTATGTGGGGGAATGGCAGATAGATGTGAGTTGTTAGAGGCTGGTACTACCATTTTGGGGGCTTTTAAGGAATTGCCCTTTATTGAAGAAGGAAAGAGAGAAGGGCTTAAGGATTTCAGCATTCATATGTATACAGATGGGCTTACCGAAGCGATCAACAAGGCTGAGGAAGAGTATGGAGAAGAAAGGCTTTTGAATATCGTGAAAAAAGAAGGAAATATTGATCCTGAGAAATTTCATGAAATACTATTTAGTAGTTGGGATAGTTTCTCTACTGGTGTGGAGCGAAGGGATGATACCACCATGCTAAGTATAAAGTTTCACTAG
- a CDS encoding glycosyltransferase, translated as MIVWVAIILLVLILIQDVLLLILFVFNYRDHIVSGQQEEGWPSVSVVMTARNEADVLAACLKAFEEIDYPREKISFIVGNDQSLDKTSEILSTWAKKDSQRVFMEIRPLYRHINGKANALAQLIKMAKGELLLLTDADCKVGKYWAKEMVNAYQPRFGMVVGLTQVTGGNVFEKLQGLEWWQILGMIKVTSDLGLLLTAVGNNMLVSREAYEKVGGFEGLNFSVTEDFALGEAIKAKGYKPVHQFSAASLIETKGEKDLSSLLLQRKRWMRGARTLPLHWQLLLLVQVMFYPSIIVLLASFPFLAGVVWAVKWGLQSMFIRSLAKRARVNIPLSQLIIFELYYPVISWSTIVYYFWPSKINWKERKY; from the coding sequence ATGATCGTTTGGGTGGCAATTATCCTTTTGGTCCTTATATTAATACAGGATGTGTTGCTGCTTATTCTCTTTGTGTTTAATTATAGGGACCATATTGTTTCAGGTCAGCAGGAGGAAGGATGGCCAAGTGTATCTGTGGTCATGACAGCAAGAAATGAAGCTGATGTCTTGGCAGCCTGTTTAAAAGCCTTCGAAGAGATCGACTATCCCAGAGAAAAAATTAGTTTTATCGTTGGTAATGATCAAAGTTTGGATAAAACCTCTGAAATACTGAGCACTTGGGCTAAAAAGGATAGTCAAAGAGTATTTATGGAGATTCGGCCTTTGTATCGTCATATCAATGGAAAGGCCAATGCCCTGGCCCAGTTAATAAAAATGGCTAAAGGCGAATTACTATTGCTAACTGATGCAGACTGTAAGGTGGGGAAATACTGGGCGAAAGAGATGGTGAATGCTTATCAACCCAGGTTTGGAATGGTGGTTGGCTTGACTCAGGTGACCGGAGGGAATGTGTTTGAAAAGCTTCAAGGCCTTGAGTGGTGGCAAATATTGGGGATGATAAAAGTGACTTCAGATCTTGGACTTTTATTGACTGCTGTTGGGAATAATATGCTGGTTAGCCGAGAAGCCTACGAAAAAGTTGGGGGCTTTGAAGGGTTGAACTTTTCGGTTACTGAAGATTTTGCCCTGGGAGAAGCGATCAAAGCAAAAGGCTATAAACCTGTTCACCAATTTAGTGCTGCTAGTTTAATAGAGACAAAAGGTGAAAAGGATTTGTCGTCATTGCTGCTCCAAAGGAAAAGATGGATGCGAGGAGCGAGGACTTTGCCCCTTCATTGGCAACTATTATTGTTGGTTCAAGTAATGTTTTATCCTAGTATTATTGTGTTGTTGGCCAGTTTTCCTTTTTTGGCAGGGGTTGTTTGGGCGGTTAAATGGGGATTACAATCCATGTTCATTAGGTCCTTGGCAAAAAGGGCAAGAGTGAATATTCCATTGTCACAGTTAATAATATTTGAACTTTATTATCCAGTAATTTCATGGTCCACAATAGTGTATTATTTTTGGCCTTCGAAAATTAATTGGAAAGAAAGGAAGTACTGA
- a CDS encoding asparaginase, with translation MNYKIVRLNTAAKSEIKSSVLIIYTGGTLGMAYDEDGSLVPFNFGQILEKIPNLTNMNIAITVISFPEPIDSSNVNMQHWVDMAYIIYENYDTYDGFVVLHGTDTMAYSASMLSFMLKGLSKPVIFTGAQLPISAMRSDARENLMTSLEIAISKANGKPIVPEVCIFFNHMLLRGNRAKKMQSVHFDAFESENYPPLAEAGIVIDFNYAAIKPYKEGVQLKYLNKLDKSVMILKLFPGITAEVMDSCFNTKGLRGVVMETYGSGNSPTEAWFVECVDRAVKKGIIILNVSQCNGGRVIQGRYETSKELKRIGVLSGGDITSEAAICKMMFLLANETDDDEIRRKLITPIAGEMSLTSI, from the coding sequence ATGAATTATAAGATCGTAAGATTAAATACAGCCGCCAAGAGTGAAATCAAATCTTCGGTTTTGATAATCTATACAGGAGGAACTTTGGGGATGGCCTATGACGAAGATGGTTCCTTGGTACCATTTAATTTTGGGCAGATATTGGAGAAAATCCCCAATTTGACCAATATGAATATTGCCATTACGGTAATCAGTTTTCCAGAACCAATAGATTCTTCCAATGTTAATATGCAGCATTGGGTGGATATGGCTTACATTATATATGAAAACTACGATACTTACGATGGTTTCGTAGTGCTTCATGGTACTGATACCATGGCCTATTCAGCATCTATGTTGAGCTTTATGTTGAAAGGCTTGAGTAAGCCTGTGATATTTACCGGTGCGCAATTACCGATCAGTGCAATGCGCTCAGATGCACGGGAAAACTTAATGACTTCTTTGGAAATAGCCATTTCGAAAGCCAATGGTAAGCCCATTGTGCCGGAAGTCTGCATTTTCTTTAATCATATGCTGCTTAGAGGGAATAGGGCCAAGAAAATGCAGAGTGTACATTTTGATGCTTTTGAATCTGAAAATTACCCACCATTGGCGGAGGCAGGGATAGTAATAGACTTTAATTATGCGGCCATCAAACCGTATAAAGAAGGTGTGCAATTAAAATACCTCAATAAGCTGGACAAAAGTGTCATGATCCTAAAACTTTTCCCTGGCATTACCGCCGAGGTGATGGACAGTTGTTTTAATACCAAAGGGCTAAGAGGGGTCGTGATGGAGACCTATGGTTCAGGAAACAGCCCGACGGAAGCTTGGTTTGTAGAATGTGTGGACAGGGCAGTTAAAAAAGGTATTATCATACTGAATGTGTCGCAGTGTAATGGCGGTAGAGTGATTCAGGGGAGATATGAGACCAGTAAAGAGCTGAAAAGGATTGGTGTTTTAAGTGGAGGTGATATTACTTCGGAAGCAGCTATTTGTAAGATGATGTTTTTGTTGGCTAACGAAACAGATGATGATGAAATCAGAAGGAAACTGATTACTCCTATAGCAGGTGAAATGTCCTTGACCAGTATCTAG
- a CDS encoding polysaccharide deacetylase family protein: MMIHFVPKPVKWLFPKYVWNKSRAKKEVYLTFDDGPVPSITPFVLDELKKRGMHATFFMVGDNICKSPDLARRVIAEGHQIGNHTYNHLNGAKEGHDSYINNLQKCQQTIKAILGIDTCLFRPPYGRLSGNLSKSISKDFQIIMWEVLSGDFIQGIRSEQCLQKTIKYTKSGSIILFHDQEKTEKIINEVLPPYLDYLKSNGFKTALL, encoded by the coding sequence ATGATGATCCATTTTGTCCCCAAGCCAGTAAAATGGCTTTTCCCAAAATATGTTTGGAACAAGTCAAGAGCAAAAAAGGAGGTCTATTTGACTTTTGATGATGGTCCTGTTCCAAGTATAACCCCTTTTGTTTTGGATGAATTGAAAAAGAGGGGGATGCATGCAACTTTTTTTATGGTGGGAGATAATATCTGTAAGTCTCCTGATCTGGCGAGGAGGGTTATAGCAGAAGGTCATCAAATAGGAAATCATACCTATAATCACTTAAACGGGGCAAAAGAAGGACATGATAGTTATATCAATAACCTGCAAAAGTGCCAACAAACCATTAAAGCGATTTTGGGTATAGATACCTGTTTGTTTCGACCGCCATATGGAAGGTTAAGTGGCAATCTGTCAAAGTCCATCTCCAAAGATTTTCAGATTATAATGTGGGAGGTGTTGTCTGGAGATTTTATACAGGGAATTAGGTCTGAACAATGTTTGCAAAAGACAATAAAGTATACCAAAAGCGGTTCTATAATTCTTTTTCATGACCAAGAGAAAACCGAAAAAATAATCAACGAAGTTTTACCCCCGTATTTGGATTACTTGAAGTCCAATGGTTTCAAAACTGCTTTATTATGA